One Pseudomonas fluorescens genomic region harbors:
- a CDS encoding SDR family oxidoreductase, translating to MSMTFSGQVAVVTGAANGIGRATAQAFAAEGLRVVVADLDTAGGEGTVALIRTAGGEATFVRCNVTVESEVKNLMDEVINTYGRLDYAFNNAGIEIEKGKLAEGSMEEFDAIIGVNVKGVWLCMKYQLPLLLAQGGGAIVNTASVAGLGAAPKMSIYAASKHAVIGLTKSAAIEYAKKKIRVNAVCPAVIDTDMFRRAYEADPKKADFANAMHPVGRIGKVEEIASAVLYLCSDGAAFTTGHSLTVDGGVTAF from the coding sequence ATGAGCATGACGTTTTCCGGTCAGGTTGCAGTGGTCACCGGAGCGGCCAATGGCATCGGCCGAGCGACGGCCCAGGCTTTCGCTGCAGAGGGTTTGAGAGTGGTGGTGGCCGATCTCGATACCGCAGGGGGCGAAGGGACGGTGGCGCTGATTCGTACAGCCGGCGGCGAAGCGACCTTCGTGCGTTGCAACGTTACCGTCGAAAGCGAAGTGAAAAATCTGATGGACGAGGTAATAAATACCTACGGCCGACTCGACTATGCCTTCAACAATGCCGGCATTGAAATCGAGAAGGGCAAACTGGCGGAGGGCTCGATGGAGGAGTTCGACGCGATCATCGGCGTCAACGTCAAAGGCGTGTGGCTGTGCATGAAGTATCAGCTGCCGCTGTTGCTGGCTCAGGGCGGTGGGGCGATCGTCAACACGGCTTCGGTGGCGGGATTGGGCGCGGCGCCGAAGATGAGCATATACGCGGCATCCAAACATGCGGTGATCGGCCTGACCAAATCAGCGGCCATCGAATATGCGAAGAAGAAAATCCGCGTCAACGCCGTGTGTCCGGCGGTGATCGACACCGATATGTTCCGTCGTGCCTATGAGGCGGACCCCAAGAAAGCCGACTTCGCCAACGCCATGCATCCGGTCGGGCGCATCGGCAAGGTCGAGGAGATCGCCAGTGCGGTGCTGTATCTGTGCAGCGATGGCGCTGCTTTTACCACGGGCCACTCGCTGACGGTGGACGGTGGCGTGACCGCGTTCTGA
- a CDS encoding NADP-dependent oxidoreductase, producing the protein MTNQTNRQFLLAKRPVGAASRDTFTYQEVPVGEPQAGQILVKNEYLSLDPAMRGWMNEGKSYIPPVGLGEVMRALGVGKVVASNNPGFAVGDYVNGALGVQDYFLGEPRGFYKVDPKLAPLPRYLSALGMTGMTAYFALLDVGAPKAGDTVVLSGAAGAVGSVAGQIAKIKGCRVVGIAGGADKCKFLIDELGFDGAINYKAEDVVAGLKRECPKGVDVYFDNVGGDILDAVLSRLNMKARVVICGAISQYNNKEAVKGPANYLSLLVNRARMEGFVVMDYATQFASAAQEMAGWMANGQLKSKEDVVVGLETFPETLMKLFNGENFGKLVLKV; encoded by the coding sequence ATGACCAACCAGACCAATCGCCAGTTCCTGCTCGCCAAACGCCCGGTGGGCGCTGCCAGCCGCGACACCTTTACCTATCAGGAAGTACCGGTCGGCGAACCTCAGGCAGGACAGATCCTGGTGAAAAACGAATACCTGTCCCTCGACCCGGCCATGCGCGGCTGGATGAACGAGGGCAAGTCCTACATTCCGCCAGTCGGTCTTGGTGAAGTCATGCGCGCTTTGGGCGTGGGAAAAGTCGTCGCTTCGAACAATCCAGGTTTTGCCGTCGGCGACTACGTCAACGGCGCCCTCGGTGTGCAGGATTACTTCCTCGGCGAGCCGCGAGGTTTCTACAAGGTCGATCCGAAGTTGGCGCCACTGCCGCGCTATTTGTCTGCGCTGGGCATGACCGGCATGACCGCCTACTTCGCCCTGCTCGATGTCGGCGCCCCGAAGGCCGGCGACACTGTTGTGTTGTCCGGTGCGGCGGGTGCCGTGGGCAGTGTTGCCGGGCAAATCGCCAAGATCAAAGGCTGCCGCGTCGTCGGCATTGCGGGCGGAGCCGACAAGTGCAAATTCCTCATCGACGAATTGGGCTTTGACGGCGCCATCAACTACAAGGCCGAAGACGTGGTGGCCGGACTCAAACGCGAATGTCCAAAGGGTGTGGACGTGTATTTCGATAACGTCGGCGGCGATATTCTCGACGCCGTGTTGAGCCGTTTGAACATGAAAGCGCGGGTGGTGATCTGCGGTGCGATCAGCCAGTACAACAATAAAGAGGCGGTCAAAGGCCCGGCCAATTATCTGTCGCTGCTGGTCAACCGGGCGCGGATGGAAGGTTTCGTAGTGATGGATTACGCCACGCAGTTTGCCAGCGCCGCGCAGGAGATGGCGGGCTGGATGGCCAACGGTCAGCTCAAGAGCAAGGAAGATGTGGTTGTAGGTTTGGAGACGTTTCCGGAAACGTTGATGAAACTGTTCAACGGCGAGAACTTTGGCAAGTTGGTGTTGAAGGTCTAA
- the pyrF gene encoding orotidine-5'-phosphate decarboxylase produces MSACQTPIIVALDFPTRDAALKLADQLDPKLCRVKVGKELFTSCAAEIVGTLRDKGFEVFLDLKFHDIPNTTAMAVKAAAEMGVWMVNVHCSGGLRMMAACREELDKRSGPQPLLIGVTVLTSMEREDLAGIGLDIEPQEQVLRLAALAEKAGMDGLVCSALEATALKTAHPSLQLVTPGIRPAGSAQDDQRRILTPRQALDAGSDYLVIGRPISQATDPAQALASVVAEIA; encoded by the coding sequence ATGTCCGCCTGCCAGACTCCTATCATCGTCGCCCTGGATTTCCCTACCCGTGACGCCGCGCTGAAGCTGGCCGACCAGTTGGACCCGAAGCTGTGCCGGGTCAAAGTGGGCAAGGAACTGTTCACCAGTTGCGCCGCGGAAATCGTCGGCACCCTGCGTGACAAGGGTTTTGAAGTGTTCCTCGACCTGAAATTCCACGACATCCCCAACACCACCGCGATGGCTGTGAAAGCCGCTGCCGAGATGGGCGTATGGATGGTCAACGTGCACTGCTCCGGCGGTCTGCGCATGATGGCCGCTTGCCGTGAAGAACTGGACAAGCGCAGTGGCCCGCAGCCTTTGCTGATTGGCGTGACCGTGCTGACGTCGATGGAGCGCGAGGATCTGGCGGGCATCGGTCTGGACATCGAACCGCAAGAACAAGTGTTGCGTCTGGCAGCGCTGGCTGAAAAGGCCGGCATGGACGGTCTGGTCTGTTCGGCGCTGGAAGCGACGGCACTGAAAACCGCGCACCCGTCCCTGCAATTGGTGACGCCGGGTATTCGCCCGGCGGGCAGCGCACAAGACGATCAACGGCGGATTCTGACCCCGCGCCAGGCGCTGGATGCCGGTTCCGATTATCTGGTGATTGGTCGCCCGATCAGCCAGGCGACCGATCCTGCGCAGGCGTTGGCTTCGGTCGTAGCCGAAATCGCCTGA
- a CDS encoding response regulator, with the protein MNSLMQNIQTTAKDEPKDDKRWSIRALIVDDDVPIRELMIDYLARFNIHASGVTDGAAMRQAMQAEHFDVVVLDLMLPGEDGLSLCRWLRAESDIPILMLTARCEPTDRIIGLELGADDYMSKPFEPRELVARIQTILRRVRDDRSEQRANIRFDNWRLNSVLRQLIADDGLVVPLSNAEFRLLWVFIERPRRVLSREQLLDAARGRSIEAFDRSIDLLVSRLRQKLGDDPKAPHLIKTVRGEGYLFDARDIS; encoded by the coding sequence ATGAACAGCCTCATGCAAAACATCCAAACGACCGCGAAAGATGAACCGAAAGACGACAAGCGCTGGAGCATCCGCGCGCTGATCGTCGATGACGACGTGCCGATCCGCGAGCTGATGATCGATTACCTCGCGCGCTTCAACATCCACGCCAGCGGCGTCACCGACGGCGCAGCGATGCGTCAGGCGATGCAGGCCGAACACTTCGACGTGGTCGTGCTTGATCTGATGCTGCCCGGTGAAGACGGGCTGTCGCTGTGCCGCTGGCTGCGCGCCGAATCGGACATTCCAATCCTGATGCTCACCGCCCGTTGTGAGCCGACCGACCGCATCATCGGCCTCGAACTGGGCGCCGATGACTACATGTCCAAACCGTTCGAACCTCGCGAACTGGTTGCCCGCATCCAGACCATCCTGCGTCGCGTGCGCGATGATCGTAGCGAGCAGCGAGCCAACATCCGTTTCGACAACTGGCGCCTGAACAGTGTCCTGCGGCAGCTGATCGCCGACGATGGTCTGGTGGTGCCGCTGTCCAACGCCGAATTCCGTTTGCTCTGGGTGTTCATCGAACGTCCACGCCGGGTGCTCAGCCGCGAACAGCTGCTCGACGCCGCCCGTGGACGCTCGATCGAAGCGTTCGACCGCAGCATCGATTTGCTGGTGTCACGCCTGCGGCAAAAACTCGGTGACGACCCGAAAGCCCCACACTTGATCAAAACCGTACGCGGTGAGGGTTACCTGTTCGACGCGCGGGACATCAGCTGA
- a CDS encoding sensor histidine kinase: protein MRARFDTLFGRLFGVLFLAIVLAHLLAFSWFKLYGPPPPPPEFAQRGAVQQTPENPHYPPPRPWFGGPVVPLTFQFITLMIAAWYGAKLLSRPIQRLSDAAERLSEDLDSDPLDESGPREARQAAYTFNLMQRRIREQVQQRARMLGAVSHDLRTPLSRLKLRLENISDEKLQGQMRQDLDDMIGMLDATLTYLHEQRTSEALQMMDVQALVESLCENAEDQGADIQVSGHCAPLAVQPMALRSCISNLMDNALRYAGQAQIELQDQREQLLIRVIDHGPGIAADKREAVFEPFYRLEGSRNRNSGGVGLGMTIAREAAQRLGGQLNLEDTPGGGLTAVILLPRLS, encoded by the coding sequence ATGCGAGCGCGCTTCGACACGCTGTTCGGTCGCCTGTTTGGCGTACTGTTTCTGGCGATCGTGCTTGCGCACCTGTTGGCGTTCAGCTGGTTCAAACTCTACGGGCCGCCCCCGCCACCTCCGGAGTTTGCCCAACGCGGCGCCGTGCAGCAGACGCCCGAAAACCCTCATTACCCGCCCCCGCGCCCCTGGTTCGGTGGCCCGGTGGTGCCGCTGACCTTTCAGTTCATCACCCTGATGATCGCCGCGTGGTACGGCGCCAAACTGCTCAGTCGGCCGATACAACGGCTCAGCGACGCCGCCGAGCGACTCAGCGAAGACCTCGACAGCGACCCGCTCGACGAATCCGGCCCGCGCGAAGCACGGCAGGCGGCCTATACCTTCAACCTGATGCAGCGGCGCATTCGCGAACAGGTTCAGCAACGCGCACGCATGCTCGGCGCCGTCTCCCACGATCTGCGAACGCCACTGTCACGGCTGAAACTGCGCCTGGAAAACATCAGCGATGAAAAGCTCCAAGGCCAGATGCGTCAGGACCTCGACGATATGATCGGCATGCTCGACGCGACCCTCACCTACCTGCACGAACAGCGCACCAGCGAAGCGCTGCAGATGATGGACGTGCAGGCACTGGTCGAATCGCTGTGCGAAAACGCCGAGGATCAAGGCGCTGACATACAAGTCAGCGGCCACTGCGCGCCGCTAGCGGTACAGCCAATGGCGTTGCGTTCGTGCATCAGCAACCTGATGGATAACGCCTTGCGCTATGCCGGACAGGCGCAAATCGAATTGCAGGATCAGCGCGAGCAATTGCTGATTCGTGTGATCGACCACGGCCCGGGGATCGCCGCCGACAAACGCGAAGCCGTGTTTGAACCGTTCTATCGCCTGGAAGGCTCGCGCAATCGCAATTCCGGCGGCGTCGGGCTGGGCATGACCATTGCCCGCGAGGCAGCGCAGCGTCTGGGCGGACAATTGAATCTGGAAGACACCCCGGGCGGCGGCCTCACGGCGGTCATTCTTCTGCCGCGCCTCTCATAG
- the xopAW gene encoding EF-hand domain-containing protein, translating into MIGSVSNYTSYTSTTATQNARSTQLQKELFAKLDSNADGAVDQDELKSALSQKSDDGLLVSLSKQFGDLDSDASGSLSADEMTAMAPPPPPPQDQAPHTELADALISALDSDGDGAISSDELSSGLTSAGSTADSNEIFSALDKNKDGTVSQDELTASLTPPPPPPPPHISSDELFSQLDADGDGSVTATEFSGALQASTSASASTTSTTSTDTSAALLKVLDSDSSGGVSSDELKAALQAGREQPDDEQTASTQSTTEALNRMIANLSKQYSLENTASVGKYFNVAT; encoded by the coding sequence ATGATCGGTAGCGTCAGCAACTACACGAGCTATACCAGCACCACCGCCACCCAGAACGCACGCAGCACGCAACTGCAAAAAGAACTGTTCGCCAAGCTCGACAGCAATGCCGACGGTGCGGTGGATCAGGACGAATTGAAAAGCGCCCTGTCGCAAAAATCCGACGACGGCTTGCTGGTCAGTCTGAGCAAACAGTTCGGCGATCTCGACAGCGACGCCAGCGGCAGCCTCAGCGCCGACGAAATGACCGCCATGGCGCCCCCTCCGCCACCGCCACAAGATCAAGCGCCGCACACGGAACTGGCCGACGCCTTAATCAGCGCCCTCGACAGCGACGGCGACGGCGCCATCAGCAGCGACGAACTGAGCAGCGGCTTGACCAGCGCCGGCAGCACCGCCGACAGCAATGAAATCTTCTCCGCCCTCGACAAGAACAAGGACGGCACCGTCAGCCAGGACGAACTCACCGCCAGCCTGACCCCGCCGCCACCACCGCCACCACCACACATCAGCAGCGACGAACTGTTCAGCCAACTCGATGCGGACGGCGACGGCAGCGTGACCGCGACCGAGTTCAGCGGCGCACTGCAAGCCAGCACCAGCGCCAGCGCCAGCACAACCTCAACCACCAGCACTGACACCAGCGCAGCATTACTCAAGGTTCTGGACAGCGACAGCAGCGGCGGCGTCAGCAGCGATGAACTGAAAGCGGCTTTGCAGGCGGGGCGTGAACAACCGGATGACGAGCAAACCGCCTCGACCCAGAGTACGACTGAAGCGCTGAACCGCATGATTGCCAACTTGAGCAAGCAGTACTCGCTGGAAAACACTGCGTCGGTGGGCAAGTATTTTAACGTCGCCACGTAA
- a CDS encoding AI-2E family transporter, which produces MLNNDRLLVQILLLVLFGASLWVMAPFWSALFWGAVLAFASWPLMRLLTRALNGRESLAAAILTLGWMLLVAAPLVWLGFNLADHVRDATAFIKDVQVDGLPEAPTWLGGVPFVGERLVAMWDSIDQQGAALMVSVKPYLGQVGNWLLARSAQIGGGILELTLSLVFVFFFYRDGPRLAAFVHSLLERLIGERAGYYIELVAGTVQRVVNGVIGTAAAQAILALIGFLIAGVPGALVLGIVTFLLSLIPMGPPLVWVPATAWLAWKGEYGMAVFLGIWGTFIISGVDNVLKPYLISRGGNLPLVIVLLGVFGGLIAFGFIGLFIGPTLLAVAYSLLTDWSKSQARV; this is translated from the coding sequence ATGCTCAATAACGATCGCCTGCTGGTGCAGATTCTGCTGCTGGTATTGTTTGGGGCCAGCCTGTGGGTGATGGCTCCGTTCTGGTCGGCGCTGTTCTGGGGCGCGGTACTGGCGTTTGCCAGTTGGCCGCTGATGCGCCTGTTGACCCGCGCGCTCAATGGTCGCGAATCTTTGGCCGCGGCGATCCTGACGCTGGGCTGGATGTTGCTGGTGGCGGCGCCGCTGGTGTGGCTCGGTTTCAATCTGGCCGATCACGTGCGCGATGCAACGGCATTCATCAAGGACGTGCAGGTCGACGGTTTGCCCGAAGCGCCGACCTGGCTCGGCGGTGTGCCTTTTGTCGGTGAACGGCTGGTGGCGATGTGGGACAGCATCGACCAGCAGGGCGCGGCGTTGATGGTCTCGGTCAAACCTTATCTGGGGCAGGTCGGCAATTGGCTGCTGGCGCGCAGTGCGCAGATTGGTGGCGGCATTCTTGAGCTGACGCTGAGCCTGGTCTTCGTGTTCTTTTTCTACCGTGACGGGCCGCGGCTGGCGGCGTTTGTGCACAGTTTGCTGGAGCGGTTGATCGGCGAGCGTGCCGGCTATTACATCGAGCTGGTGGCCGGTACGGTGCAGCGGGTGGTCAACGGGGTGATCGGTACGGCGGCGGCGCAGGCGATTCTGGCGTTGATCGGTTTCCTGATTGCCGGGGTGCCCGGCGCGTTGGTGTTAGGGATTGTGACGTTCCTGCTCAGTCTGATTCCGATGGGGCCGCCGTTGGTGTGGGTGCCGGCCACTGCCTGGTTGGCGTGGAAGGGTGAGTATGGGATGGCGGTGTTTCTGGGGATCTGGGGGACGTTCATCATCAGTGGCGTGGACAACGTGCTCAAGCCGTATCTGATCAGCCGCGGGGGGAATTTGCCGTTGGTGATTGTGTTGCTCGGGGTGTTTGGCGGGTTGATTGCTTTCGGGTTTATCGGGTTGTTTATTGGGCCTACGTTGTTGGCGGTGGCTTATAGTTTGTTGACGGATTGGAGTAAGAGTCAGGCCCGGGTTTAG
- a CDS encoding DUF4892 domain-containing protein, giving the protein MRSLSLLALCCFSAFSFAADVPGSHDLQIVPRLADAQIVDYRPAAELERIYPLGSIRKISGQLRFDGQVTARGQTTSVTYELPPEHSATEAFTAAREALQKQDAELLFWCQARDCGESSLWANEVFGNAKLYGADEQQAYLLLRLAPPRDNTLVALYSITRGNRKAYLHVEQFEATAPLGELLPTSATLLRQLKSTGELDFPDRVDEPDATWLRLISRGLNLDTTLRVTVSGPKAEAWRQALINQGVRAARMETGSVEGSGLRIDLLR; this is encoded by the coding sequence ATGCGGTCACTCAGTCTGTTGGCGCTGTGCTGCTTCAGCGCCTTTTCGTTCGCTGCCGATGTGCCCGGCAGTCATGATCTGCAAATCGTGCCGCGCCTGGCCGATGCGCAAATCGTCGATTACCGGCCGGCTGCCGAGCTGGAACGCATCTATCCGTTGGGCTCGATCCGCAAGATCAGCGGCCAGTTGCGCTTCGACGGGCAGGTCACGGCACGGGGGCAAACGACGTCGGTGACCTATGAGCTACCGCCCGAACATTCCGCCACCGAAGCCTTTACCGCCGCCCGCGAAGCCCTGCAGAAGCAGGACGCCGAGCTGCTGTTCTGGTGCCAGGCCCGGGATTGCGGCGAAAGCAGCCTGTGGGCCAACGAGGTCTTCGGCAATGCCAAGTTGTATGGGGCGGACGAACAACAAGCGTACCTGTTGCTGAGATTGGCGCCGCCACGGGACAACACGCTGGTGGCGCTGTACAGCATCACTCGCGGCAATCGCAAAGCCTACCTGCACGTCGAGCAATTCGAGGCGACTGCGCCGCTGGGCGAGTTGCTGCCGACGTCGGCGACCTTGCTGCGTCAGCTCAAAAGCACCGGTGAACTGGATTTTCCGGATCGCGTCGATGAGCCGGATGCGACCTGGTTGCGCCTGATTTCCCGTGGCTTGAACCTCGACACGACATTGCGCGTGACCGTGTCCGGGCCCAAGGCCGAGGCGTGGCGGCAGGCGCTGATCAATCAGGGTGTACGTGCAGCGCGGATGGAAACCGGCAGTGTCGAAGGCTCTGGCCTGCGCATCGACCTGTTGCGATAA